In the genome of Anomalospiza imberbis isolate Cuckoo-Finch-1a 21T00152 chromosome 27, ASM3175350v1, whole genome shotgun sequence, one region contains:
- the C27H19orf44 gene encoding uncharacterized protein C19orf44 homolog, protein MAAISRAPAGRGQAHSHVPRRSSTRGELTAVDAELGSAGRAPSHHGGLLKVCDGNAGGMQRGQRPGGAVRAGSSRTAPSTPRSAARTRLSSVLDKVAQLESKIMGQKKHLELQNTDSGLKPLAEECTSSASGHEGGARGRKYWKNYGSTSGNGTRRDACSEEGESMQSPKRSVMVKQQLDLDSDEEEMRELMESSSGFSSGRGNLKVLGSDAQWGRKFAGCAWDCQGSKTPVPSGKASPPRKEVSPAEFSKASSFHNKDSAKSVFGRINSSAPSPTSRNLSGHTTRSRLLSSSMKNNTVKSALSQAGYTKQIQESLESDRSEIKSLDELFSEGADAEDLSSSSLKYFGLNILSLDDLAPDTTSKAEELKQKEKNIPFTQESKKYVKKDTLLVEEDQAALKMTSAITVVSDSSEEDVEKCVSEAEISEHLSGVSSAFPPHKQDYLNQNESTVNSEYSEDFERSLSTTDRRSVESHAESCSSGAHPSSGSSPLVTPGQHSRGHRVTVTESAVQTAEPPFTSCWAKANPAAVLGPALGTSYIDPVPIASHVISVDAVEALTAYSPSVLVLHAMCKQHLMLTQQFVESVHHLHTALVESLEHEKFHYHTLEEAKEYIKNNKSPPLTIEQALEEIRRAQEK, encoded by the exons ATGGCCGCGATCTCTCGGGCACCCGCGGGCCGAGGGCAG GCCCACAGCCATGTACCCCGCAGGAGCAGCACCCGCGGTGAGCTCACGGCGGTGGACGCGGAGCTGGGGAGCGCTGGGAGAGCTCCGTCCCACCACGGCGGGCTCCTGAAGGTGTGCGATGGAAACGCTGGAGGGATGCAGCGCGGCCAGAGGCCGGGAGGCGCCGtgagggcagggagcagccgtACAGCCCCGAGCACTCCGCGCAGCGCCGCCCGCACGCGGCTGAGCTCGGTCCTGGACAAAGTGGCACAACTGGAAAGCAAAATCATGGGTCAAAAAAAGCACCTGGAATTGCAGAACACTGACTCGGGCCTGAAGCCTTTGGCTGAGGAGTGCACCTCGTCTGCCTCTGGGCATGAAGGTGGTGCTAGGGGCAGGAAGTACTGGAAGAATTATGGTAGCACCAGTGGGAATGGGACCCGCAGGGATGCCTGTTCTGAGGAAGGGGAGAGCATGCAAAGCCCTAAAAGGAGTGTTATGGTTAAACAACAGCTTGATCTGGATAGTGATGAAGAGGAAATGAGAGAATTGATGGAGAGCTCTTCGGGGTTTTCCAGTGGACGTGGGAATCTGAAGGTTCTGGGAAGTGATGCTCAGTGGGGTAGAAAG tttgcagggtgcgcttgggactgtcagggcagcaagaCTCCAGTTCCATCAGGAAAGGCTTCTCCACCTCGTAAGGAAGTTTCACCAGCAGAGTTTTCTAAAGCATCTTCTTTTCACAACAAAGACTCAGCGAAAAGTGTGTTTGGTAGAATTAATTCATCAGCCCCTTCACCCACCAGCAGAAACCTGTCAGGTCATACCACGAGATCTCGATTGCTGTCATCTTCCATGAAAAACAACACTGTAAAGAGTGCTCTGTCTCAAGCAGGCTACACCAAGCAAATCCAAGAATCCCTTGAAAGTGACAGAAGTGAAATAAAGTCATTAGatgaattattttctgaagGAGCTGATGCAGAAGATCTATCCAGCAGCAGCTTGAAAT ACTTTGGACTGAATATCCTGAGCCTCGATGATTTGGCACCAGATACTACCAGTAAGGCAGAAGAATTAAAGCAGAAA gaaaaaaacattccaTTTACTCAAGAATCAAAGAAATATGTGAAAAAAGATACATTGCTGGTGGAAGAGGACCAGGCTGCTCTAAAAATGACCAGTGCAATAACTGTTGTGAGTGATTCTTCTGAAGAGGACGTTGAAAAATGTGTCTCTGAAGCTGAAATCTCTGAACATTTAAGTGGAGTTTCCTCAGCTTTCCCTCCACACAAACAGGATTATCTTAATCAGAATGAGAGTACTGTTaattcagaatattctgaaGACTTTGAAAGGTCTCTGTCTACAACAGACAGGCGATCTGTAGAGAGCCATGCTGAGAGCTGCAGTTCTGGAGCACACCCATCTTCGGGGTCATCCCCGTTGGTCaccccagggcagcacagccgGGGGCACCGAGTGACCGTCACAGAAAGCGCAGTGCAGACAGCAGAGCCTCCCTTCACCTCCTGCTGGGCCAAGG CAAACCCCGCTGCAGTGCTCGGCCCCGCTCTGGGAACCAGCTACATCGATCCAGTGCCAATTGCCAGTCACGTGATCAGCGTGGATGCAGTAGAAG CCCTGACCGCATACAGCCCCTCGGTCCTCGTCTTGCACGCCATGTGCAAGCAGCACCTGATGCTGACCCAGCAGTTTGTGGAGAGCGTTCACCACCTTCACACAGCCCTCGTGGAGTCACTGGAGCATGAGAAGTTCCACTACCATACCCTGGAAGAGGCTAAAGAG tacaTCAAGAATAACAAATCCCCACCTCTAACAATTGAGCAAGCACTTGAAGAAATTCGGAGAGCCCAGGAGAAATAA